A region from the Bacteroidota bacterium genome encodes:
- a CDS encoding DUF4136 domain-containing protein codes for MKLIAKIITGIIAVAIAGCNIYTATYSNYDRSVDFTKYKTFAWLPDSGIVTKKDSFTNTPYDNDIIRNNTKNYIIHCLGERGYRVQVDTPDVLVQLVLLNEKKERIVSYNYSPSYYYSYYPNYYNHYYYPYYYPYYDYYTYYGWGLRSSYYGYTSTYKETYVKGTIIINMFDRKLKKLVWTGSAEGDIYDPAYIMEEVHPAVHSIMKSFPIEPLKKPKKGKDKNGVKNGNLLSKNQSK; via the coding sequence ATGAAACTAATCGCAAAAATTATTACAGGGATTATCGCAGTGGCAATTGCTGGCTGCAACATTTACACTGCAACCTATTCCAATTATGACAGGAGTGTGGACTTCACAAAGTATAAAACCTTTGCCTGGCTGCCCGACAGCGGAATAGTCACAAAAAAAGATTCTTTCACAAATACTCCTTATGACAATGACATAATCCGCAACAACACAAAAAATTATATCATTCATTGTTTAGGTGAACGCGGATACCGCGTGCAGGTTGACACCCCGGATGTATTGGTACAGTTGGTCTTGCTCAATGAAAAAAAGGAACGCATCGTTTCGTACAATTATTCTCCTTCCTACTATTATTCATACTATCCCAACTATTATAATCACTATTACTACCCCTATTACTATCCCTATTATGACTATTATACTTATTACGGGTGGGGATTGCGTAGTAGTTATTACGGTTATACTTCTACATACAAAGAAACTTATGTAAAGGGGACGATTATCATTAACATGTTCGACAGGAAATTAAAAAAACTTGTATGGACGGGAAGCGCGGAGGGAGATATTTATGACCCTGCTTATATTATGGAAGAGGTGCATCCTGCTGTGCATAGCATTATGAAAAGTTTCCCCATCGAACCATTGAAGAAACCTAAAAAAGGAAAAGATAAAAATGGTGTAAAAAATGGAAATCTCCTATCGAAAAATCAAAGCAAATGA